The genome window CTTGTTCCTGATGCTGCTGCGCGGGGAGCTCCAGCAATGCTTCGCCGAGCTCAAGGAGCGCCGGGTGGAGGCGATCGGCCTGTCGGCGGCGACGACGGCCATCACCATCTATTGTTTCACGCAGGACTGGGCGCCGCTGCTGTTCGTGCCGGTGCTGCCGATCATCCTCATCACCTTCCGCCTGGGCCGCGGTGCGGCCGTGGCGTCGATCCTGATGCTGACCATCGTCGGCGGGGCGAGCACGCTGGCAGGCGTGGGCCCGATCCACTTCTTCGAGGCGACCGCGGGCGCCAAGGCGCAATTCTTCCAATTCTTCCTGGCGACGATGGTGCTGACGGTGTGGCCGGTCGCCGCCGACCTGCGCAACCGCGCGCGGCTGTTCCGCGAACTTCGGTTCAGCGAGGAACGCTACCGCATGCTGGCCGACCACAGCGGCGACATCATGATGCACATCGACCTCGACGGGCGGGTGCGCTTCGTGTCGCCGTCGATCCGCCAATTGGGCGGATACGAGCCGGACGAGATGATCGGCCGGATGGCGACCGATTTCGTTGCCGAAAGCGACGTCGAGCATGTCGCCGCGGCGCATGACGAGACCATCGCCGCGCACGGCGAGACCCACCGCTTCGAATATCGCGGCGCGATGCGCGACGGCAGCGAGCGCTGGTTCGAGACGCTGAGCCGCGCCGTGCTCGACCAGCAGGGTGAGCCCGACGCGGTGCTGAGCGTGATCCGCGACGTCAGCGAGCGCAAGCGCGCCGAGCAGAACCTCACCGCCGCGGCAATGACCGATTCGCTGACCGGATTGCCCAACCGCCGCGCGTTCCGCGCCGCCGCACTGAAGGCGCTCGGCAGCAATCGTCCGGTGCTGGGATGCCTGGCGGTCATCGACCTCGACCATTTCAAGCGGATCAACGACCTCCACGGCCACGACGGCGGCGATGCCGTGCTGCGCCAGTTCGCGGCGCGGGCGCTGGTCTGCCTGCGCGAGGGCGACATGGTGGCGCGGATCGGCGGGGAGGAATTCGGACTTCTGCTGCCGGCGGCGACGATCGACGATGCGGCCCGGATCTGCGAGCGGCTGCGCCAGAGCGTCGCGGCGATGGTCGTGCCGTCGCCGACCGGCGGCATAAGGGTGACGGTGAGCGGCGGCGTGGCCGATCTCGGCAGCGACGGGCTCGACGCGGCGCTCAAGCGTGCCGACCTCGCGCTCTATGAAGCCAAGGGCGGCGGCCGCGACCAATTGTGCCTGGCGGCGTGACGGCTCCTGGAGCTTGGGTCGCGGCTCTGAGTTTGCGCCCGGACGTCAGGCGAAGTTGAAGCTGACGCCGAGCCGCTCGCCGCGTGCCCGGCCGGGGCGGACCTCGTGCCGCAGCCAGCTTTCCCACAGCAACAAGAGGCCGGGCTCGGGCGTGATGTCGACGAATTGGCGCAGCTCCTCGGGGGCGTCGGGCGCGCGCTGGGGAGCGGCCATCATCATCGGCAGGCGCGGATCCTCGAAGCGGATCGGGCCGCTTCCGGGCGGGGTCTCGACGTAGAGCGTGCCGCTGAGGATCGAATGGGGGTGGATGTGCGCCGAATGATGGCCATCCCCTTTGATGAGATTGACCCACAGGCTGTCGAGGCGCGGGCGGACGCTCCACGCCAGCGAGCGGGCGAATTCGGCTGCATGGCGGGTGAGCAGTCGCTTCAGTTCGGCAAAGGCCGGGTCGCGGCGGTCGAGATCGTCGAGCGAGGCGTAGCTGGTGTAACCCTTGTAGCCATGATCGCGGCTCCAGCGCCGGCCGGCGCTTTCGTCGGCGGCGAGGGTGCGGATCGAGTGGGCCAGGGCGCCGAGCAGGGCGGGATCGGCCAGCCGGGCCTCGAACAGCGGGGTGACGAACAGCTGTTTCACGGCTGCTGCTGGCGGAGCGCGACGTCGTTCATGAAGCGGACTTCGTCGCCGGTGGCGAGGGAGGGAGCCTCGGCGGCGATCGCGCCGAGCAGATCGGCGAGGGCGTCCATCTCGCTCTTGGCGTAATTGCCGAGCACGTAATTGGTCACCAGCGCTTTGTTGCCGGGATGGCCGATGCCGATCCGGACGCGGCGGAATTCGGAGCCGAGCGCGGCGTTGATCGAGCGCAGGCCATTATGGCCGGCAAGCCCGCCGCCGGTGCGCACCTTGACCTTCATCGGCGCGAGATCGAGCTCGTCATGGAACACGGTGAGGGCGTCGACCTCGAGCTTGTGGAAGCGCAGCGCCTGCTGCACCGCGTCGCCGCTGTCGTTCATGTAGGTCTGCGGCTTGACCAGCAGGATGCGCTGGCCGGCGATGCGGCCGTCGGCGATCAGGCTGCGGAATTTCTTCGTCCAGGGGCTGAAGCCGTGAAGCTCGGCGACGAGATCGGCGGCCATGAAGCCGACATTGTGCCGGTGCAGCGCATATTGTGCGCCGGGATTGCCGAGGCCGACCCAGATTTGCATGGCGCGTGGCTAGCAGCAGGCCAAGCAAACAGAAACCGCTCGCCCTGAGCCTGTCGAAGGGCTATCCTGCATTTTCACGAGGAAAAGCAGTCCTTCGACAAGCTCAGGACGAACGGGTTCTTGAGCTGGAAGCTTAGGCCTCTTCGCCGCCTTCGCTTTCGGCGCTGTCGCCGTCGCCAGCTTCGGCTTCATCGCCGACGGTCGGCACGTCGCCGGCCTCGGTCGCCGCGGCTTCGTCGTCCTCGGACTTCATCGCCGACGGAGCGACGAGGGTGGCGACGGTGAAGTCGCGATCGTCGATCGCCGCCTTGGCGCCCTTGGGCAGGGTAACTTGGCTGATGTGGATCGAATCGCCGATGTCGAGCCCGCTGAGGTCGATGTGCAGCTCGTCGGGGATTTCCGACGCGTCGCAGACCAGTTCGATCTCGTGCTGGACGACGTTGAGCACGCCGCCGCGCTTGAGGCCGGGCGAAGCTTCTTCATTGTCGAAACGCACCGGGATCGCGACGGTGACCTTGCTGTGCTCGCCGATGCGCAGGAAATCGACGTGAATCGGGCGGCTGGTGACCGGGTGGAAATCGACCGCCTTCGGAAGGGTGCGGTTGGCCTTGCCGCCGATGTCGACCATCACCACCGAGTTCATGAAGTGCCCGGTGTGAAGCATCTTGGTCAGCAGCTTCTCCTCGACGTGGACCGAGAGAGGCTCTTTCTTGTCGCCGTAGATCACGGCAGGCACCCGGCCGTCGCGGCGCAGTGCACGGGAGGCTCCCTTGCCAGCCCGGTCGCGCGTTTCGGCGGGCAGCGTCAGCTGTTCGCTCATGTTGCGTATTCCTTCTTGAGTGAGGCCCCCCACGCCTCCAGGGATGACCATGGGCGGGCTGCGCGCGCCTATAGGGGAGGCGCGCGCTCAAGGCAAGGAAGCGGCGCCTAGCTGATCCGGACGGCGCGAAAGCCCTGTTCGCTGAGCCGCTGCTGGAGGCTGTCGCGGCCGGTGAGGTGCCCGGTGCCGACGGCGACGAATACCACTCCGGGCTGTTCCATGCGCCGCGCGACCCAGTTCGCCCAGCGCGCATTGCGGTCGGCGAACAGGCGGCGATAGGTCTCGGGCGATTGGCGTTCCATCTCGCCGAGCAAGGCTGCGAAGCGGGCCGGGTCGCCGCGCTTCCACGCCGCCTGCATGTCGGTGATCGGCGGCGGCGGGGCGTGACGGGCGGCGCCGGCGGTGGGCAAGGCGGCGAACATCGCGAGCTGGAAGTCGAAGCTCTCGAGCCCGCCGACCGACTTGCCGGCCGATGTCGCGGCGCGGCGCAGGACCGCGTCGGCGCCATGTTCGACGCTGATCCCCGACGCGCGGCCGGCCTCAAGCGCGGCGCCGGTCTCAGCGACGGCCGGCGAAGCGGACGAGCTGACCACT of Sphingomonas mesophila contains these proteins:
- a CDS encoding sensor domain-containing diguanylate cyclase, with amino-acid sequence MERGRWPVLLRTGAIYFALAVLAIELTRFGGGVALLWFANAYLTAELLLAPRKSWPRLIAAAAIGSVLATGFFGLGWERAPVLVAANLVEAFVAAYLLRKQSRQSPLESLAWLGHLIVASALAAPLVSAIIVAAVPMGLPTPPLTTFVQFFTGHALSALTFTPLFLMLLRGELQQCFAELKERRVEAIGLSAATTAITIYCFTQDWAPLLFVPVLPIILITFRLGRGAAVASILMLTIVGGASTLAGVGPIHFFEATAGAKAQFFQFFLATMVLTVWPVAADLRNRARLFRELRFSEERYRMLADHSGDIMMHIDLDGRVRFVSPSIRQLGGYEPDEMIGRMATDFVAESDVEHVAAAHDETIAAHGETHRFEYRGAMRDGSERWFETLSRAVLDQQGEPDAVLSVIRDVSERKRAEQNLTAAAMTDSLTGLPNRRAFRAAALKALGSNRPVLGCLAVIDLDHFKRINDLHGHDGGDAVLRQFAARALVCLREGDMVARIGGEEFGLLLPAATIDDAARICERLRQSVAAMVVPSPTGGIRVTVSGGVADLGSDGLDAALKRADLALYEAKGGGRDQLCLAA
- a CDS encoding TIGR02466 family protein; this encodes MKQLFVTPLFEARLADPALLGALAHSIRTLAADESAGRRWSRDHGYKGYTSYASLDDLDRRDPAFAELKRLLTRHAAEFARSLAWSVRPRLDSLWVNLIKGDGHHSAHIHPHSILSGTLYVETPPGSGPIRFEDPRLPMMMAAPQRAPDAPEELRQFVDITPEPGLLLLWESWLRHEVRPGRARGERLGVSFNFA
- the pth gene encoding aminoacyl-tRNA hydrolase, giving the protein MQIWVGLGNPGAQYALHRHNVGFMAADLVAELHGFSPWTKKFRSLIADGRIAGQRILLVKPQTYMNDSGDAVQQALRFHKLEVDALTVFHDELDLAPMKVKVRTGGGLAGHNGLRSINAALGSEFRRVRIGIGHPGNKALVTNYVLGNYAKSEMDALADLLGAIAAEAPSLATGDEVRFMNDVALRQQQP
- a CDS encoding 50S ribosomal protein L25/general stress protein Ctc; translated protein: MSEQLTLPAETRDRAGKGASRALRRDGRVPAVIYGDKKEPLSVHVEEKLLTKMLHTGHFMNSVVMVDIGGKANRTLPKAVDFHPVTSRPIHVDFLRIGEHSKVTVAIPVRFDNEEASPGLKRGGVLNVVQHEIELVCDASEIPDELHIDLSGLDIGDSIHISQVTLPKGAKAAIDDRDFTVATLVAPSAMKSEDDEAAATEAGDVPTVGDEAEAGDGDSAESEGGEEA
- a CDS encoding TraB/GumN family protein, whose translation is MAAAAALIVPALASPAPSERPAGPAMWAISDRDTTIFLFGTFHALDRDTGWFSDIVRAAFDHSEQLVLETVVPSDPAELLDSLSRHALIAPATPGSPVVSSSASPAVAETGAALEAGRASGISVEHGADAVLRRAATSAGKSVGGLESFDFQLAMFAALPTAGAARHAPPPPITDMQAAWKRGDPARFAALLGEMERQSPETYRRLFADRNARWANWVARRMEQPGVVFVAVGTGHLTGRDSLQQRLSEQGFRAVRIS